One part of the Mya arenaria isolate MELC-2E11 chromosome 3, ASM2691426v1 genome encodes these proteins:
- the LOC128228231 gene encoding GTP-binding protein 8-like isoform X1, protein MVLCARCLRTILVTNRPIFQSFPNYVDITALEKCLINVVRQKSVYSGTNPVLNPIESLQKFVSVPILPPEMISFSPSAEQISKGQQLFVPSPSHKIQFLKSARLKEHLPDHELPEVAFIGRSNVGKSTLIAALLKEAPDAYVKSSSNPGHTKLLNFFQVGKRLCLVDMPGYGFNMPKDYVEVVETYLQSRENVSRVLFLVDGCVGVTPHDITGLNMLEEMDVPYIIVLMKIDKVKPALLLKNVMSVRKYMRSLRQCLPQPFLVSAMTGDGVALLQAFIAHATGNLDASSS, encoded by the exons ATGGTTTTATGTGCAAGATGTTTAAGGACAATACTTGTCACCAACAGACCTATTTTTCAATCGTTTCCAAACTATGTTGACATAACAGCcctagaaaaatgtttgattaatgTTGTCCgacaaaaaagtgtttattcTGGAACAAACCCGGTTTTAAACCCGATAGAATCCTTGCAAAAATTTGTTT CTGTACCAATTCTACCACCAGAGATGATCTCATTTAGCCCTAGTGCTGAACAAATTTCCAAGGGACAGCAATTGTTTGTCCCATCACCCTCACACAAAATACAGTTCCTGAAATCAGCACGGTTAAAAGAGCATTTACCTGATCATGAACTTCCCGag GTGGCATTCATTGGCAGAAGCAATGTTGGCAAGTCTACTCTTATAGCAGCGCTGCTCAAGGAGGCACCAGACGCTTACGTGAAGTCTTCTAGCAACCCA GGCCACACAAaacttttgaacttttttcaaGTTGGAAAGCGCTTGTGTCTTGTAGATATGCCTGGATATGGTTTTAACATGCCAAAAGACTATGTTGAAGTGGTGGAAACTTATCTGCAAAGCAGAGAGAA TGTAAGCCGCGTGTTGTTTCTTGTTGATGGCTGTGTCGGAGTAACCCCACATGACATAACGGGACTTAATATGCTCGAGGAAATGGATGTACCTTATATC ATAGTGCTCATGAAGATTGACAAAGTAAAGCCAGCCTTGTTGTTGAAGAACGTCATGTCAGTCAGGAAATACATGAGGAGCTTGAGACAGTGTCTGCCGCAACCTTTCCTCGTCAG TGCCATGACAGGAGATGGTGTTGCTCTACTACAAGCTTTCATAGCCCATGCCACTGGAAACCTTGACGCCTCATCTTCTTGA
- the LOC128228231 gene encoding GTP-binding protein 8-like isoform X2 — translation MVLCARCLRTILVTNRPIFQSFPNYVDITALEKCLINVVRQKSVYSGTNPVLNPIESLQKFVSVPILPPEMISFSPSAEQISKGQQLFVPSPSHKIQFLKSARLKEHLPDHELPEVAFIGRSNVGKSTLIAALLKEAPDAYVKSSSNPGHTKLLNFFQVGKRLCLVDMPGYGFNMPKDYVEVVETYLQSRENLKMTFILIDGKVGVNSNDENALIRLSEMPINSCIVLMKIDKVKPALLLKNVMSVRKYMRSLRQCLPQPFLVSAMTGDGVALLQAFIAHATGNLDASSS, via the exons ATGGTTTTATGTGCAAGATGTTTAAGGACAATACTTGTCACCAACAGACCTATTTTTCAATCGTTTCCAAACTATGTTGACATAACAGCcctagaaaaatgtttgattaatgTTGTCCgacaaaaaagtgtttattcTGGAACAAACCCGGTTTTAAACCCGATAGAATCCTTGCAAAAATTTGTTT CTGTACCAATTCTACCACCAGAGATGATCTCATTTAGCCCTAGTGCTGAACAAATTTCCAAGGGACAGCAATTGTTTGTCCCATCACCCTCACACAAAATACAGTTCCTGAAATCAGCACGGTTAAAAGAGCATTTACCTGATCATGAACTTCCCGag GTGGCATTCATTGGCAGAAGCAATGTTGGCAAGTCTACTCTTATAGCAGCGCTGCTCAAGGAGGCACCAGACGCTTACGTGAAGTCTTCTAGCAACCCA GGCCACACAAaacttttgaacttttttcaaGTTGGAAAGCGCTTGTGTCTTGTAGATATGCCTGGATATGGTTTTAACATGCCAAAAGACTATGTTGAAGTGGTGGAAACTTATCTGCAAAGCAGAGAGAA TTTGAAGATGACTTTTATCCTGATTGATGGCAAAGTTGGAGTTAATTCAAACGATGAGAATGCCCTGATTAGATTATCAGAGATGCCAATAAATTCATGT ATAGTGCTCATGAAGATTGACAAAGTAAAGCCAGCCTTGTTGTTGAAGAACGTCATGTCAGTCAGGAAATACATGAGGAGCTTGAGACAGTGTCTGCCGCAACCTTTCCTCGTCAG TGCCATGACAGGAGATGGTGTTGCTCTACTACAAGCTTTCATAGCCCATGCCACTGGAAACCTTGACGCCTCATCTTCTTGA